From Streptomyces sp. TLI_053, a single genomic window includes:
- a CDS encoding DUF6480 family protein, which yields MTSEQQSPVIERAVPANPPTETPECEASTCSGISTPEPVELHDAWPSWIPLVVIAVVVVCCVGFAVGRIAGW from the coding sequence ATGACCTCCGAGCAACAGAGCCCGGTCATCGAACGCGCCGTGCCCGCGAATCCCCCCACCGAGACTCCCGAGTGCGAGGCCTCCACGTGCTCGGGCATCTCGACCCCGGAGCCGGTCGAGCTTCACGACGCCTGGCCCTCCTGGATCCCACTGGTGGTGATCGCCGTCGTGGTGGTGTGCTGCGTCGGCTTCGCCGTGGGGAGGATCGCCGGATGGTGA